A single Vulcanisaeta distributa DSM 14429 DNA region contains:
- a CDS encoding MFS transporter — translation MRIRDMYVVGVASASFFMSYFSRLAWSIVSTYSSLKPTIVEDSIVFSLFFIGYVVVQVPAGIISDRVGPKYVIVISLIGLAASSLVSGVASTMWVEYVASLFMGLSAGWIYPATVKLLTINFSGPELPVAMGYYSIAWPLSIVLAGATLPEICIVLGWRWSYYIIALTSIIIASLYMPINVRGYGSNARSALNLRLLRNSDVIVISLSGFLFFMSYWTITLYAYKYFLSIGLNDYVAGLAYSLLALLGIPSTLIAGYIIRGLGVRNTLSLFEALYGVSTMLLAVVTRELPLMVLAASMGFIRFVITPANSTAVSKIGGELAGSVAGVTNLFWQLSGAVAPMVASIILINTSYQFLWIVMGIIIVISAIIYQLALRVR, via the coding sequence ATGAGGATTAGGGACATGTACGTGGTAGGAGTTGCGTCGGCTTCCTTCTTCATGAGCTATTTCTCTAGGCTTGCCTGGAGTATTGTATCTACATACTCATCGTTGAAGCCAACCATTGTTGAAGATAGCATTGTCTTCTCATTATTCTTCATAGGTTATGTGGTTGTCCAAGTACCTGCCGGGATTATCTCAGATAGGGTGGGTCCTAAGTACGTGATCGTGATATCATTAATAGGCCTAGCGGCATCATCTTTAGTATCTGGCGTAGCTAGTACCATGTGGGTTGAGTATGTGGCCAGCCTCTTTATGGGGTTGAGCGCTGGGTGGATTTACCCAGCAACCGTGAAGTTATTGACCATTAACTTCAGCGGCCCTGAACTGCCGGTGGCCATGGGTTATTACAGCATCGCCTGGCCATTATCCATAGTGCTTGCCGGTGCTACCCTACCTGAGATCTGCATTGTCCTTGGTTGGAGGTGGAGTTATTACATAATCGCCCTCACCTCAATAATCATAGCCTCACTATACATGCCCATTAATGTTAGGGGTTATGGCAGTAATGCACGTAGCGCATTAAACCTTAGGTTATTGAGGAATAGTGACGTTATAGTTATTAGTCTCTCTGGTTTTCTATTCTTTATGTCATACTGGACAATAACGCTATACGCGTATAAGTACTTCCTATCAATAGGACTTAACGATTACGTGGCTGGTCTCGCTTACTCGCTCCTCGCATTACTGGGTATTCCATCGACATTAATCGCTGGCTATATAATCCGAGGCTTGGGTGTTAGGAATACCTTATCGTTATTCGAGGCGCTTTACGGAGTTTCAACAATGTTGCTTGCCGTGGTCACCAGGGAATTACCACTAATGGTGTTGGCGGCGTCCATGGGCTTTATCAGGTTTGTAATAACGCCAGCAAACTCAACCGCCGTTTCCAAGATCGGCGGCGAATTAGCCGGTAGTGTTGCTGGCGTTACTAACCTCTTCTGGCAGTTAAGTGGTGCGGTTGCCCCAATGGTGGCGTCGATTATTCTCATCAATACAAGCTATCAATTTCTATGGATCGTGATGGGCATTATAATAGTTATATCGGCAATAATCTATCAATTAGCATTAAGGGTTCGATAG
- a CDS encoding ABC transporter ATP-binding protein, whose translation MTEFIYEVKNLTKAFEAGFFRTSKIVALNDVTFNVSKGDVLSIVGESGSGKSTLAKILLKLEKPTSGKVLYKGVDLSEIDNRRYWREVQAVFQDPYASFNPVHKVDRVLKAPLKNYFNHLSERDIYNRIKEALEFVGLRANETLGKYPHQFSGGQLQRIMIARALLVDPEVLIADEPVSMIDASLRIEILNLLHDINARRRITILFITHDLSLASYISNKILVLYRGEIMEYGDSEEVIENPLHPYTQLLMSSIPQVDRKFDRKLEIELEKIEEVNLVGCVFQPRCPYARDVCINVKPKIVSVKPNHLVRCHLYGESQGSWRLNDTRKS comes from the coding sequence ATGACTGAATTCATATATGAAGTTAAGAACTTGACGAAGGCGTTCGAGGCTGGTTTCTTCCGTACTAGCAAGATCGTGGCTCTTAATGATGTGACATTCAACGTTAGTAAGGGCGATGTATTATCGATCGTTGGCGAGAGCGGTTCAGGGAAGTCTACATTAGCTAAAATATTACTTAAGCTAGAGAAACCAACAAGCGGCAAGGTACTTTATAAAGGAGTTGATTTAAGTGAAATAGATAATAGAAGGTATTGGAGAGAGGTTCAAGCCGTATTTCAGGATCCATACGCATCATTTAATCCTGTTCATAAGGTGGATCGTGTACTCAAGGCGCCACTTAAGAATTACTTTAATCATCTTAGTGAACGTGATATTTATAACCGTATTAAAGAAGCCCTTGAATTTGTTGGACTAAGGGCAAATGAGACTCTTGGTAAGTACCCGCATCAATTCTCCGGTGGCCAATTACAGAGGATAATGATTGCGAGAGCGCTTTTAGTTGATCCTGAGGTTTTGATAGCGGATGAGCCAGTCTCCATGATAGATGCATCGCTTAGGATTGAGATACTGAATTTACTTCATGATATAAATGCTAGGAGGAGGATAACAATTCTATTTATTACCCACGACCTGTCACTTGCATCCTACATAAGCAATAAGATACTTGTGCTTTATAGAGGGGAAATCATGGAGTATGGCGATTCTGAGGAGGTTATTGAGAACCCACTGCATCCATATACTCAATTATTAATGTCTTCAATACCCCAGGTTGATAGGAAGTTTGATAGGAAATTGGAAATTGAATTAGAAAAGATAGAGGAGGTGAACCTCGTTGGTTGCGTATTTCAACCTAGATGCCCGTATGCACGTGATGTATGCATTAACGTAAAGCCAAAAATAGTCAGTGTAAAACCAAATCATTTAGTGCGTTGCCACTTATATGGAGAAAGCCAGGGCTCATGGCGATTAAATGACACTCGTAAATCGTAG
- a CDS encoding ABC transporter transmembrane domain-containing protein: MVNKSRSGLMNALLSTARFYIQYVHKPEVDMGFALALISYILRAIASGYLIPIALARLTNSMVKENSSFFLTNSVIYFIITMIIVSLLYASSEWLFRPFWNSIAKAIVNIKELIINRVSNDGIDRLNNGDINDIIGRIVNDVDFVMWNIGNMYNTFMPNILTALTSIITIMQLDLLIGGIALVLVPLSALIIEPYVRGVENARRIERSAYSESIHRVEEFLKGDVNNVDLVRGSLRKWINGISNQIKWDRVYWSSALAYAYATPLLLSGLGIYRVRTNEMSLGSLIGIIYASLNAYPSLINALWGICLLAQNVVPIRRIEELIED; this comes from the coding sequence ATGGTTAACAAATCAAGGTCAGGCTTAATGAATGCGTTATTAAGTACGGCCCGCTTTTATATTCAGTACGTACATAAGCCTGAGGTTGACATGGGTTTTGCCTTAGCTCTAATTTCCTACATATTAAGGGCTATTGCCTCTGGATACTTAATACCAATTGCATTAGCAAGGCTCACTAACTCAATGGTTAAGGAAAATTCCTCATTCTTCCTCACAAATTCCGTTATTTATTTCATAATTACCATGATTATTGTATCCTTACTATACGCGTCTTCCGAATGGTTATTTAGACCCTTTTGGAACAGTATAGCTAAGGCTATTGTTAATATTAAAGAGCTAATAATAAATAGGGTTAGTAATGATGGAATTGACAGGCTAAATAATGGTGATATTAACGATATCATTGGTAGGATTGTAAATGATGTTGATTTTGTGATGTGGAATATTGGTAATATGTATAATACCTTTATGCCAAATATACTCACTGCATTAACATCGATAATAACGATAATGCAGTTAGACCTACTAATTGGAGGTATTGCATTGGTTCTCGTACCCCTATCAGCGTTGATAATCGAGCCTTATGTCCGGGGTGTGGAGAATGCCAGGCGAATTGAGAGGAGTGCGTATAGTGAGTCAATACACAGGGTTGAGGAATTTCTCAAGGGGGACGTTAATAACGTTGATTTAGTCCGAGGTTCATTACGTAAATGGATCAATGGAATATCTAATCAAATAAAGTGGGATAGGGTTTATTGGTCATCGGCGTTGGCATATGCGTATGCGACGCCTTTACTATTATCCGGCCTGGGCATTTATAGGGTACGAACTAATGAAATGTCGCTGGGTAGTTTAATAGGCATTATATACGCTTCATTGAATGCCTATCCATCATTAATAAATGCGTTATGGGGCATATGTTTATTAGCTCAAAACGTGGTGCCGATCAGGAGAATCGAGGAATTGATTGAAGACTAG
- a CDS encoding APC family permease: protein MAKQRSSELMRNATGFLGSLYNSLAGQAPAYSIAGGAALIMGSAYAAAPLAMLLTLLGVLAIVYSIFVLARKYPHAASFYAYVTNTINARTGFVNGIVYAVFYSIVGVGSVAIAFAYLGTEGIYAVTGHVINPLILLPIPIVLALVPAVLGIRPSIRTEMTLTSIEIAILLIFVILSFAANLNRLSALPFTVQGTFATTPTGMLAALSGGLIFAITYFMGFEVSTQISEEVRDPRKSVPTSTLWATVFMGILYILVTYAILLNIGYTQSAINNFVSMAEGMGPNPVYTLIGHYLGTAGLVLFAISVMLSVFGCYLATLNATARMLYGMARDGLLPAWLAETHPKYKSPHKALYLSTAVAVLTIVLAYAAAYVSGYVKPLELTYNAMEDAYAIDSLYYVLSLILVAAGALRLTTWGGRIAIAIGIAILAITFYYSIVSTWYLAILIASIILTVAVSYAINARIRRIKVTVCPYC from the coding sequence ATGGCAAAGCAGAGGAGTAGTGAGTTGATGAGGAATGCCACGGGCTTTCTTGGTTCACTGTATAATTCATTGGCTGGTCAGGCGCCGGCTTACAGTATAGCGGGTGGTGCAGCCCTAATAATGGGCAGCGCATACGCAGCGGCGCCATTAGCAATGTTGCTCACGTTGCTTGGCGTACTAGCTATCGTCTACTCAATATTCGTGCTCGCCCGTAAATACCCACATGCAGCGAGTTTCTACGCTTACGTGACGAACACAATCAATGCAAGGACGGGCTTCGTGAATGGCATCGTTTATGCGGTGTTCTATAGCATTGTTGGTGTTGGTTCGGTCGCCATAGCCTTCGCATACCTCGGCACGGAGGGCATATACGCAGTAACGGGCCACGTGATAAACCCACTAATCTTATTACCAATACCCATAGTCCTAGCCCTGGTACCCGCGGTCCTCGGTATAAGGCCGAGCATAAGGACTGAGATGACGTTGACCAGTATCGAGATAGCTATCCTATTAATATTCGTAATCCTCTCATTCGCAGCAAATCTTAATAGGCTCTCGGCATTACCATTCACGGTACAGGGAACCTTCGCAACAACACCCACCGGCATGTTGGCAGCATTGTCGGGAGGCCTAATCTTCGCAATAACCTACTTCATGGGCTTTGAGGTGAGTACGCAAATATCTGAGGAGGTTAGGGACCCGAGGAAGAGCGTGCCAACGAGTACGCTGTGGGCCACGGTATTCATGGGAATACTATACATACTAGTCACATACGCAATACTACTTAACATAGGCTACACACAAAGTGCCATTAATAACTTCGTGAGTATGGCCGAGGGCATGGGCCCGAACCCGGTCTACACATTGATAGGGCATTACCTGGGTACCGCAGGACTAGTATTATTTGCAATAAGCGTTATGCTCAGTGTGTTCGGGTGCTACCTGGCCACGCTAAATGCAACCGCGAGGATGCTCTATGGAATGGCAAGGGACGGATTACTACCCGCCTGGCTCGCTGAGACCCATCCCAAGTATAAGAGCCCGCACAAGGCCCTTTACCTAAGCACCGCTGTGGCTGTATTAACCATAGTGCTCGCATACGCCGCAGCATACGTGAGTGGTTACGTCAAGCCCCTGGAGTTGACTTATAATGCCATGGAGGATGCCTACGCCATAGACTCCCTATACTACGTACTAAGCCTAATACTCGTGGCGGCGGGAGCCCTGAGACTAACCACCTGGGGTGGCAGGATAGCCATAGCCATTGGAATAGCCATACTCGCAATAACCTTCTACTACTCAATAGTGAGTACTTGGTACCTGGCTATATTAATAGCGTCGATAATACTCACGGTAGCCGTATCATACGCCATAAATGCCAGGATAAGGAGAATAAAGGTAACGGTATGTCCATATTGTTAA
- a CDS encoding thermopsin: MGNNTAPLFLELLILSFTTLLIISPVLSYATNELLGYTIKIPPVTMFKFVGLSPYTSLGYFGNNITSNIVLLLPGWYHYNYWNLTSGYYIDFGVWSNSSITLYILTKQQFNNYSSTGKFLSGYLYSISGSNITGYYYVNETGTYYMVVLNNGNNAALVNFIVMITKIPSIQWANPMGIADYGIMKVGNEYMAYSYKTNEFVGETTIYNAITQEPNSCLTGSVEPGNDWFSIQLNTILIVNTTSGNAQYYWLQDVVRFNSQSDQFQVLDNIWNQTGGSSILNSALINGNGAISTSSTAVGNEQYYYDWGIEQPQSVSLPFTIYLVIKVGLNSNGYPWAAFGYSLNGQTTTWYDNVTIKITATSAYMEVSPTKDGRGLPIDAELVIAGPWNSECTVANSLDSSLSLYFAWPYPYDYYLSPIPSMWSFGSDTAEIIYNAHVIPIGYGSVNIVNGFENLAFLNTYFIPLIITNPINESTITNIYTVNSTVILNEPSMVSIVPDESRFVFTDYIINSSYTINANPLGLTLQGPTNVYINYTLQYMLTINDVSGLLNGKGGWYNSDSVVTLNEPEIYYLGNKTRLVFNAYYIYLTGTSFYHVITINTTNLLINNPYTVIVNWTKQYQVNVSSPVPIIVSLSGLQNISGYSITAWANRSSALLIFVPRYYVLGNGTRLVYLGSNETIIVNSPLSISLSNFERQYLVTVYSEYPVNVNGTYTTNMTEWLYYGEILTIKPNTVFSDGVFLSEPGLVITVSKPMSITVTWYINYLLTAIMYTVIIAVISAIVVLIIRRRRNGK, translated from the coding sequence ATGGGAAATAATACTGCACCATTATTTCTGGAATTATTAATCCTTAGCTTTACCACGTTGCTAATCATAAGTCCCGTATTAAGTTACGCAACTAATGAATTGCTGGGCTATACGATTAAGATACCTCCAGTGACCATGTTTAAATTTGTAGGCTTATCACCATACACTTCACTGGGGTATTTCGGCAACAACATAACTAGTAATATAGTGCTTTTATTACCCGGTTGGTATCATTATAATTATTGGAATTTAACAAGTGGTTATTATATTGATTTTGGTGTTTGGAGCAATTCATCAATAACTCTTTACATACTGACAAAGCAACAATTTAACAATTACTCATCTACTGGGAAATTCCTCAGCGGGTATCTATACTCTATAAGTGGTAGTAATATCACGGGTTATTACTACGTAAATGAGACAGGGACTTATTACATGGTGGTACTAAATAATGGAAACAACGCTGCCTTGGTAAATTTCATAGTAATGATAACTAAGATACCAAGCATACAATGGGCTAACCCAATGGGTATCGCTGATTATGGAATAATGAAGGTTGGCAATGAATATATGGCTTATAGCTATAAGACGAACGAGTTCGTAGGCGAAACAACAATATATAATGCCATAACACAAGAACCTAACTCATGCCTAACAGGCTCTGTAGAACCAGGTAATGACTGGTTTAGCATTCAACTTAATACCATATTAATCGTAAACACAACTAGCGGTAATGCTCAGTATTATTGGTTGCAGGATGTTGTACGTTTCAATTCTCAGAGTGATCAGTTCCAGGTTCTTGATAACATATGGAATCAAACAGGTGGTAGTAGTATACTTAATTCGGCGTTAATTAATGGTAATGGCGCCATATCCACGTCAAGTACTGCTGTAGGTAATGAACAGTATTACTATGATTGGGGCATTGAGCAGCCCCAGTCGGTGTCTTTGCCATTCACAATATACCTAGTCATTAAGGTTGGGTTGAATAGTAATGGCTACCCATGGGCAGCCTTCGGATACTCACTAAACGGACAAACAACAACATGGTACGACAACGTAACCATAAAAATAACGGCCACATCAGCGTATATGGAGGTTTCACCGACAAAAGATGGTAGAGGATTACCCATTGATGCCGAGTTAGTTATTGCCGGACCATGGAATAGCGAATGCACGGTCGCCAATTCACTGGACTCATCGCTAAGTCTTTATTTTGCATGGCCGTATCCATATGATTACTACTTGTCGCCAATACCGTCTATGTGGAGTTTCGGCTCTGATACCGCTGAAATAATATATAATGCTCACGTAATACCTATTGGTTATGGCAGTGTTAATATTGTGAATGGCTTTGAGAATTTAGCGTTCTTAAATACGTACTTTATACCGCTAATAATTACTAACCCCATTAATGAAAGCACGATTACCAATATTTATACCGTGAATAGTACGGTAATACTGAATGAACCCAGTATGGTGTCCATCGTTCCTGATGAATCAAGATTTGTATTTACGGATTATATAATTAACAGCTCATACACAATCAATGCAAATCCATTGGGTTTAACACTTCAGGGACCAACCAATGTGTATATTAATTATACGTTACAGTATATGCTTACGATCAATGACGTAAGCGGATTACTTAATGGTAAGGGTGGTTGGTACAATTCTGATTCCGTGGTAACACTTAATGAACCAGAAATTTATTATCTCGGTAATAAGACGCGACTGGTGTTTAATGCCTATTACATATACCTTACAGGGACTAGCTTCTACCACGTAATTACTATTAACACCACTAATCTGCTAATTAATAATCCATACACAGTCATTGTTAATTGGACGAAGCAGTACCAAGTCAATGTGAGTAGTCCCGTGCCCATAATAGTTTCCCTATCTGGGCTGCAGAACATCAGTGGTTATTCAATAACGGCATGGGCAAATAGGAGTTCCGCATTATTAATCTTCGTGCCTAGGTACTACGTGTTAGGTAATGGCACACGCCTGGTCTACCTTGGTAGTAATGAGACCATTATTGTTAATTCACCCCTCAGCATATCCCTGAGTAATTTTGAGCGTCAGTACCTCGTTACGGTATATAGTGAATACCCCGTTAACGTCAACGGTACTTACACAACTAATATGACTGAGTGGCTTTACTATGGTGAGATACTTACGATTAAACCTAACACGGTATTTAGTGATGGAGTGTTTCTAAGTGAGCCTGGGCTCGTAATCACTGTCAGTAAACCAATGAGTATAACTGTGACCTGGTACATTAATTACCTGCTCACGGCGATTATGTATACGGTAATAATAGCCGTAATTAGCGCAATAGTAGTACTTATCATTAGGAGGAGACGTAATGGAAAATGA
- a CDS encoding alpha/beta hydrolase, producing MPGWKLAWEGSIKEFPDLTERVWVTERPPGGCYNYIALREVRGKNVTYPHPVLILPGMTSHGEQLIHVSWHGIQPIEPAIPDSMIPIYLARQGYLVYTIDYRTHFVLPDVKDLSFMVDWGWDAWLSDIRETINMIKEITGKDKVVLIGESFGGIASMNYVTAYPNDVRAIVLLDGVPIRSSVLQALPIRSIEELRSSKLYAVPSILTGAKYPGSIMNTVWLKALYNPTLPSPEPGFRTLSDYLMNIAYNQGLANPYSYPNSPPQAIFAVMATLDPYWPTRLFIEPMDQFRAKYTEVKVPILAVISGLFGMRAADIDLMRRLTSDIIILDGYGHLDVYANPNNVKDVNEPVHNWLVRVKD from the coding sequence ATGCCAGGTTGGAAGCTGGCTTGGGAGGGTAGCATTAAGGAATTTCCTGACCTTACCGAGAGGGTTTGGGTCACGGAGCGACCACCGGGTGGTTGTTACAACTATATAGCATTGAGGGAGGTTAGGGGTAAGAACGTGACGTATCCACACCCAGTATTGATATTGCCGGGCATGACGTCGCATGGAGAGCAGTTGATCCATGTTTCGTGGCATGGAATACAACCAATAGAACCAGCGATACCAGACTCCATGATACCCATATACCTAGCAAGGCAGGGCTACCTGGTATATACTATTGATTACAGGACTCACTTCGTACTTCCAGATGTTAAGGACTTATCATTCATGGTTGATTGGGGTTGGGATGCATGGTTAAGCGATATCAGAGAAACAATCAATATGATTAAGGAGATTACCGGTAAGGATAAGGTCGTACTAATTGGGGAGAGCTTTGGCGGGATTGCCTCGATGAACTACGTAACGGCTTACCCAAACGATGTGAGGGCAATAGTGCTACTGGATGGTGTGCCAATAAGGTCCTCCGTGCTCCAGGCACTACCCATACGTAGCATTGAGGAGCTCAGGTCAAGCAAGTTATACGCAGTCCCCTCAATCTTAACAGGCGCTAAATACCCAGGCAGCATCATGAACACGGTATGGCTCAAGGCATTATACAACCCAACACTACCAAGCCCAGAACCCGGCTTCAGGACATTGAGTGACTACCTAATGAACATAGCCTATAACCAGGGACTGGCAAACCCATACTCATACCCAAACTCACCACCCCAAGCCATATTTGCCGTGATGGCAACGCTAGACCCGTACTGGCCTACGAGGCTGTTCATAGAGCCAATGGACCAGTTCAGGGCTAAGTACACGGAGGTTAAGGTACCAATACTCGCAGTGATAAGTGGATTATTCGGAATGAGGGCTGCCGACATCGACCTTATGAGGAGATTAACAAGCGACATAATAATACTTGATGGCTATGGACACCTAGATGTTTATGCAAACCCGAATAATGTTAAGGATGTTAATGAGCCTGTTCATAACTGGCTTGTTAGGGTTAAGGATTGA
- a CDS encoding GH12 family glycosyl hydrolase domain-containing protein: MGSRTISNRCICRENYTCLTLNSSLELPGPSTYIIAWSNNKYEIYINMWNLANFSKGYAKMTYNPNKGVLCFYALLSNAVLKSPESQVWGYPEIFLVGKSPWFKSPVNEIINLPQRINDLLSSYPNLGIYVNYTLIHSPSTPMDWAYDIWFLRDPNVTGVGPGDAEMMIWLYYSGYNTQWAYTGINVNIPIYVNGTLINETFMVLINCNHGAGWTYIAFVPVNGGYRNGNIGVWLAPFLNYMVTLLPQKCPSIWKSPDNVSNLWLMDIELGSEFGNMYINSSEIYWRIYNISIVR; the protein is encoded by the coding sequence ATGGGTTCGAGAACGATTAGTAATAGGTGTATTTGTAGAGAGAACTATACATGTTTAACTCTGAACTCTTCACTGGAATTACCTGGACCATCTACGTATATAATAGCGTGGAGTAATAACAAGTATGAGATATACATAAACATGTGGAACCTGGCAAACTTTAGTAAGGGCTATGCAAAGATGACATATAATCCTAATAAGGGTGTACTTTGCTTTTATGCGTTATTAAGTAATGCTGTATTGAAAAGTCCAGAGAGCCAGGTCTGGGGTTACCCAGAGATATTCCTCGTTGGTAAAAGTCCGTGGTTTAAGTCGCCGGTAAATGAGATAATTAATTTACCGCAAAGGATAAATGACTTATTAAGTTCATACCCTAACCTAGGAATTTATGTAAATTACACACTGATACATAGTCCATCAACACCTATGGATTGGGCATATGATATTTGGTTTCTCAGGGATCCAAACGTAACTGGTGTTGGGCCAGGTGATGCTGAGATGATGATTTGGCTTTACTATAGTGGTTATAATACTCAATGGGCCTATACGGGTATTAACGTTAATATACCGATTTACGTAAACGGAACCCTAATTAATGAGACCTTCATGGTATTGATAAATTGTAATCATGGGGCTGGTTGGACATACATAGCCTTTGTTCCAGTTAATGGTGGGTATAGAAATGGTAATATTGGTGTATGGTTGGCCCCGTTCTTGAACTACATGGTGACATTATTACCACAGAAGTGCCCATCAATATGGAAAAGCCCAGATAATGTTTCCAATCTATGGCTCATGGATATAGAGTTAGGCAGTGAGTTTGGCAATATGTACATCAACAGCAGTGAGATTTATTGGAGGATATACAATATTAGCATAGTTAGATGA
- a CDS encoding glycoside hydrolase 5 family protein: MPKTSKCGKFICLNSDIKFLLGVNYFPRKSNIKMWSKWNMDDIRNELNVMRSLGIRAVRFFIIAEDFMDNYGNINEDTVRKLKEFLDLLREYGIIGFPTLFVGHMSGRNWRVPFLVNGDPYDEESITRFTQFVTNIVNELKNHEALGGWILTNEISLFKRPENRDRALAFLSAVTSAIKRIDPNHVVSSGDVFYGPMQEEPNVRGMVDYIGPHLYLYHDDPVLHGYLYGAHLDLASNGGSSPVLLEEFGFSTLQYPEEWQARFINEVLYTAIAHESSGAFIWCFADFINDKDPPYEWRPLELGFGIIDKFGKPKLAADVVSEFSKTMINLEELGLYNRFRRMPKTTVVIPFYAYKDYEFVSYKDYSSVLMSDILLTMVGAQVRVVYELDRERIGDGLVLMPSVPLALTSTWDYLLSSVKSGSNLYVSLLRQSFHESPTHLWDELFGVKPSSWAGSKGRVISGNVKISIKHDFGSLRAGDSLSITVGNPTYLYEVKPTDATVIATLNDDLPVVFMTRRGNGVVILSIIPFEHIITVTGKYMEVLPFYKALIDLMGSQQIAYSSLPELEVQTFYGDNEHLLFIINHSINDVVGSIKLNGKVSRVERIGGLGDVKLNDNVINVNIERKSGLALRIE, encoded by the coding sequence ATGCCAAAGACATCGAAATGTGGTAAGTTTATTTGCTTAAATAGTGACATTAAATTCCTGCTTGGTGTTAATTATTTTCCAAGAAAGTCAAACATAAAGATGTGGAGTAAATGGAATATGGACGATATCCGTAACGAATTAAATGTAATGAGAAGCCTTGGCATTCGTGCAGTAAGGTTCTTCATTATTGCCGAGGATTTTATGGACAATTATGGAAATATTAATGAAGACACGGTAAGAAAGCTTAAGGAGTTTCTGGACTTACTTAGGGAGTATGGTATAATTGGATTTCCAACACTATTTGTGGGTCACATGAGCGGGAGAAATTGGAGGGTACCTTTTCTCGTGAATGGTGATCCTTACGATGAAGAATCGATTACTAGGTTTACGCAATTCGTGACTAACATCGTGAATGAGCTAAAAAACCATGAGGCATTGGGTGGTTGGATATTAACGAATGAAATAAGCCTATTCAAAAGGCCTGAAAACAGAGATAGAGCCCTGGCATTTTTATCTGCCGTAACAAGTGCAATAAAGAGGATTGACCCCAATCACGTAGTATCGTCCGGCGATGTATTTTATGGGCCCATGCAGGAGGAGCCAAATGTTAGGGGTATGGTTGATTACATAGGTCCTCACCTATACCTTTATCATGATGACCCAGTACTGCATGGTTACTTATATGGCGCTCACCTAGACCTGGCGTCTAATGGTGGCTCATCACCCGTGCTCCTTGAGGAATTTGGCTTTAGCACGTTACAGTATCCCGAGGAATGGCAGGCTCGTTTTATAAACGAGGTCCTATATACGGCTATTGCGCATGAATCATCAGGTGCCTTTATATGGTGTTTCGCGGACTTTATAAATGATAAGGACCCACCATATGAATGGAGGCCTTTAGAGCTTGGCTTTGGAATAATTGATAAGTTTGGTAAGCCTAAACTAGCCGCGGATGTTGTCTCGGAGTTTTCAAAAACAATGATTAATCTCGAAGAATTAGGACTGTATAATAGGTTTAGGCGAATGCCGAAGACGACGGTAGTAATTCCATTTTATGCATATAAAGATTATGAATTTGTAAGCTATAAGGATTATAGCAGCGTACTTATGTCGGACATTTTATTAACAATGGTTGGTGCGCAGGTAAGGGTTGTTTATGAATTAGATCGGGAGAGGATTGGTGATGGTCTTGTTTTAATGCCTTCAGTTCCTCTTGCATTAACAAGTACATGGGATTACCTCCTAAGTAGTGTTAAGTCAGGTAGTAATCTATATGTCTCGTTACTTAGGCAGTCATTTCATGAATCGCCAACCCACCTATGGGATGAATTATTCGGTGTTAAGCCATCATCGTGGGCCGGGAGCAAAGGCAGGGTAATAAGTGGTAACGTTAAAATAAGCATTAAGCATGACTTTGGATCACTAAGGGCTGGTGATTCTCTATCAATAACTGTGGGTAATCCCACTTATCTATATGAGGTTAAGCCTACGGACGCTACCGTAATAGCCACGCTTAATGACGACTTACCTGTGGTGTTCATGACCAGAAGAGGTAACGGCGTTGTCATTTTATCGATAATACCATTCGAACATATAATCACTGTCACAGGGAAATACATGGAGGTTTTACCATTCTATAAAGCACTTATTGATTTAATGGGGTCTCAACAAATAGCTTATTCCTCATTGCCTGAGTTAGAGGTTCAGACATTTTATGGGGATAACGAACATTTACTGTTCATAATTAATCACTCCATAAATGACGTAGTGGGTAGCATTAAACTAAATGGTAAGGTGAGTAGAGTTGAGAGGATTGGGGGTCTTGGAGATGTGAAGCTGAACGATAACGTCATTAATGTAAACATTGAACGTAAATCAGGGCTAGCATTAAGGATTGAGTGA